The uncultured Cohaesibacter sp. genome window below encodes:
- a CDS encoding C1 family peptidase encodes MSPAAHAQGPFSTGAMLDNALYQTVPKTPPLARGGYGSLPPAVSLKRFAPTPGNQGRQGSCVGWATAYAARTLAEAHRLGVENRSQINRSVFSPAFIYNQIKVGSCGDGSLPSKALDLMSSVGVLPLADFPYTDQSCSATPQARQTSMASQYRIKGYQRLFNADSTAKHIAVRRALANGHPVVIGMMVSEAFMRSSGHYKPGSSDVSLLERGQLGGHAMAVIGYDDTKYGGAFELINSWGQDWGNDGFMWVTYGDFNTFVQQGYEMIPPDPPKPPAVVDMGGKVGFIHISGKPMSGRALSDGNGYRLAESYPSGTRFRVEISADDGGFVYALGGDLSGRFVELFPRRSTVSPHIDGGGAMLMPGPSEDFFTRMNDDTGTDFYVVLFSREALPIAEIVADVNKASGDVHAKLARALGNRMVDPDQVKAVGNGIAFEAASDGRMVVPVVVAIDHVAPSGNDRDRTAPKLVVSEPAGDELEQIVDPNAIRRVATPVFRLRGIAQDENLIQRVNISGAATSKFSSRGPFEAEIELPQDGKPHPVTIVAVDADGNSSESTIQIQVAP; translated from the coding sequence CCAAAACGCCGCCTTTGGCGCGCGGCGGATATGGTTCCCTCCCTCCCGCGGTTTCGCTGAAACGCTTTGCGCCGACACCCGGCAACCAGGGCCGCCAGGGCAGTTGCGTCGGCTGGGCAACAGCCTATGCTGCGCGCACGCTGGCAGAAGCCCACCGTCTCGGGGTCGAGAACCGGTCTCAAATCAACCGGTCGGTCTTTTCTCCGGCGTTCATCTACAATCAGATCAAGGTTGGCTCCTGCGGTGATGGCTCCCTCCCGTCAAAAGCGCTGGACCTGATGTCGTCTGTTGGCGTACTGCCGCTCGCCGACTTTCCCTATACCGATCAGTCGTGCAGCGCCACCCCGCAGGCTCGCCAGACAAGCATGGCCAGCCAATACAGGATCAAGGGCTATCAGCGCCTGTTCAACGCCGACTCCACAGCCAAGCACATTGCTGTGCGCCGCGCTCTGGCCAACGGCCACCCCGTTGTCATCGGCATGATGGTTTCCGAAGCCTTCATGCGCTCCTCCGGGCACTACAAGCCGGGATCATCCGATGTCTCATTGCTGGAACGAGGCCAACTCGGCGGCCATGCCATGGCCGTGATCGGCTATGATGACACCAAATATGGCGGCGCGTTCGAATTGATCAACAGCTGGGGTCAGGACTGGGGCAACGATGGCTTCATGTGGGTGACCTACGGCGACTTCAATACCTTTGTGCAGCAGGGCTACGAGATGATTCCGCCCGATCCGCCCAAGCCACCGGCCGTGGTAGACATGGGCGGCAAGGTCGGCTTCATCCACATTTCGGGCAAACCGATGAGCGGGCGCGCTCTGTCCGATGGCAATGGCTACCGCCTGGCAGAGTCCTATCCGTCCGGCACGCGCTTCCGGGTCGAGATTTCTGCAGATGACGGCGGCTTTGTCTATGCACTCGGCGGCGATCTGTCTGGACGGTTCGTTGAACTGTTCCCGCGCCGCAGCACCGTCAGCCCGCACATCGATGGCGGCGGCGCCATGCTGATGCCCGGACCGTCGGAAGACTTCTTCACGCGGATGAATGACGACACCGGAACCGATTTCTATGTCGTACTGTTCTCCCGCGAGGCGCTGCCCATCGCGGAAATCGTCGCCGATGTCAACAAAGCCTCGGGTGATGTTCATGCCAAGCTCGCCCGCGCCCTCGGCAACCGGATGGTCGATCCCGATCAGGTCAAGGCAGTGGGCAACGGGATTGCCTTCGAGGCGGCAAGCGACGGGCGCATGGTCGTGCCGGTGGTGGTGGCAATCGATCATGTCGCGCCATCAGGCAACGACCGTGACAGGACAGCACCAAAGCTGGTCGTCTCAGAGCCGGCCGGTGATGAGCTGGAACAGATTGTCGACCCCAACGCCATCCGCCGCGTTGCCACCCCGGTCTTCCGCCTGCGCGGTATTGCCCAGGATGAAAACCTCATCCAGCGGGTCAACATCAGTGGCGCGGCGACAAGCAAATTCTCCTCGCGCGGCCCCTTCGAGGCCGAGATCGAATTGCCACAAGACGGCAAACCGCATCCGGTGACGATCGTTGCGGTCGACGCCGACGGCAACAGCTCCGAAAGCACGATCCAGATACAGGTCGCGCCATGA